GTGACATCAGGGTCAGGCACCTCCCCCGAAAACGCCACGAGGGTCTTGAGCGGCAGTCCGTCGCGTTCGATCGCCTTCTCGAACGCCCGCGCGTACTTCACCGCAGCCGCACGGGATGCGGTGACCACCATGGCTTTCGCACGGCCACCGAGTTCCTTCTGCACGGTCTCGCGGTAGTGGCGCAGGATCACGTCGACCTTTGACGCGACGTTGGTCGGATGCAGTTCGACGAACCCGATGTAAGCTCGCGTGCCCTTGCGCACGTCGACTTCCTCGGACTCACCCTCCTCGGCGCGCAGCGCGATGCGCGCCGCAAATTCGTAGGTCGTGTAGTTCTTCAGCACGTCGAGGATGAACCCCTCCTCGATCGCCTGCTTCATCGAGTACAGATCGAACGGTTTCGGTTCGCCGCCCTCCTCGGTCCGCCCGAATTTCTCGAGCGTCTTCGCCTTGGGAGTCGCGGTAAACGCGAAAAAGCTGAGCCGCTTGTCGCTGTCAGCTCGGGCTGCCATCGCGACCAGCGCATCCTGGTCGGCGCCGATCTCATCTCCTTCGATGGATGCGGGAACCTCGCCCTGGTAGAGCAGCTCGCGGAGCGAGGCGGCCGATTCTCCAGTCTGGGATGAGTGGGCCTCGTCGGCGATGACCGCGAAGCGCTTGCCCGCGAGCTCGCCACCCTCGTCGCGAATCCTCTTGAGCGCGTGCGGGAAGGTCTGCAGCGTCACACCAATGATGAGCACTTGGGCGCGCAGTGCCTCGAGCAACTGCTCGGTCTTTGACCCCTCGCTCCCCCTCGTGACGGGCAGAAAGGTGCCCGTCTTGCTCACGAGTTGGTCGACCGCATCCTGCAGCTGCCGATCGAGAATGTCTCGGTCGGCGACGACAATCACGCCATCGAAGACCTTCTTGCCGTAGGGAGTGTGGAGCGTCGCCATGCGGTGGGCGGTCCACGCGATCGAGTCGGTCTTGCCCGAGCCCGCCGAGTGCTGAATGAGATAATTCTGCCCCGAGCCATGTTCGTGGGCGTGCTGGGTGAGCTTCGTCACCGCGCGCCACTGGTGATAGCGCGGGAATCGCACGCTCGCCTTTTCGGTGATCTCGCCGGTGACGGGGTTCACCTTGGTCTGGTGGTTCACGTAGATGAACTTCGCCAGGATGCTCAGCCAGGTATCGCGCTCGAATACCTCTTCCCAGAGGTACGACGTGCGGTGCTTGCCTTCGACTGGCGGATTGCCCGCCCCATTGTTGTAGCCACGGTTGAAGGGCAGGAACGTCGTCGACTTCCCCTCGAGCTTTGTGGTCATCTGGACTTCGTTGTCGGTGACCGCGAAGTGCACGAGGGCGCCGCGGAATTCGGTGAGGAGCGGTTCGCCCTTCGGATTTCGGTCTTTGCGGTATTGCGTGACCGCGTCGTTCACCGACTGCGTGAACGTTGTCTTGAGTTCGAGCGTCGCAACCGGGATGCCGTTCACAAACAGCACGAGGTCGATGCGATCGGCCTTCTTCATCGAGTAGACAACCTCGGGCACGACCCGGAGTCGATTCTTGGCGTATCGCTCGATCAGGTTCGGATTGCGGCCGTCGGCCGGCGGCATCTGCAGGAGGTCGAAGTGCCGTGCACCGGTGACGTCAAAGCCATTCCTGAGCGTGGCGAGCGTGCCGCCGCCGTGCGCCTCGTCGTTGGCGAGCTTCTTCACGACCCGGTCGAGGATGCGCCGCTCACCTTTCGCTTTCGCCTCGGGTGTGGCGTTGGTCGGCACGATCTTCGCGTAGTTCTTGGGATCGATGTCCTCGAGCCAGCCGAGGAGGTCTTCGGGATAGAGCGCGCGTTCCTTGTCGTAACCCGCGGAGTTTTCCGAGCGGAGCCACCCGTGGTCCCCGAGGTAGTCGGCGATCTCGTCCTGAAACGCGCGCTCCCGATACGTGTTCATCGCGCCTCCGCGAGCTCGGCTTCGATCTGTTCTGCGACGGGAGCGTGCTTTTCAGTGACGTTGATCTGGCCGGTGACAGCGGCGGAGATTAGGGCGGAGCGGCGTTCCTTGGCCAACGCGACGGCATCCTGCACCATGGTCTTGGACTCCACAGCATCCTCGAAAATCTTCTGGGCCGAATCCGCGATTCTAGTTTGCGTGTCGCGGTCTGGGACAGGTAATTCAATACTCAAGAAATCCTCGTAGCTAAGATTTTGCATTGAAGCGCTCGCGCCGACACTACGAAGAGAAACTTGATCTCGATAAATGCGAGAATTCCGCACATAATACATAAATTCATTGTTTGCATTGAAATCTATCTGCCAAAGTTTGTCCGACAAGAATAGATTCGGATATTCATTACTAACGTATGCAGTCGAGCCGACCAATTCTGGGGTATTCGCACGATTAATGAGGATTCGATCCGCCTTCAAGGGAGTCGTCAGCCGTGCGATTTCACTAACTTCTACTACGGCCTTATTTTCGGCAACATCCAAGTATCCTTTCGATGCGGCTCCGGTCTTCAGAACGCCAGGCTGCCCTTCCTGTGCCTGCCAACTCGCACCGTTGACACTGACGCCCGTTTCCCGCTGAGGATTTAGGTGACGTATTTGAACAAAATCATGCCCGAGAAACTTTCTCTCAACGGCCGCGGACTGCCGTTCGCCAACTAGATCCGACAGAGAGGAAAGTTCGTCAATGAGCGCATCAATTTCGGCGGTTTCGCGGTCGAGGTAGTCCGCGATCCGCCGTTGTTCTTCGAGTCCTGGATACGGAATCCTCGATGCCAGGAGCTGCTGCTGATTCAGTATGGGAGCCCCGTAGATATTCCGAGAAGCACTTGCTTCGAAGGCAAGCGGTAATACCCACCGTGCGAATCCTAAGTCAATGCGACTCGTTGATTTCACCGTCGCGATCGCCTCATTGGTTACTAGCCTGGAATGAACGAATGCAGTCTTACCAATACTCAGCTTAAAGCTGTAGAGCAACTCGCCAGGTTCGCTCCAAGGAATGCCTGCAGCCCGCACTCCTTCTTCACTCAAAAAGCGTTCCCCAGTTTGCACTTGACCACCGGCCATATCGGCGATCGTAACCCACGGCACGTTACCCTCGAAATAATCCGCTCGACTCGTAGGAGGGGTACCGCCTACCGTCAAATGCAAAATATGAGATGCCTTTCGGATACTCCAATGATCTGGGATATCCGATAACCAGTCTCGTCGTTCGGCGTTCACGCCTTCACCTGCTCTAGTCGGGCGCGGATTCGGCCGAGAACCTCATCGAGGTCGGCGTCGATTTCTTCTAGGGAGCGCGGCGGGACGTAATTGTAGAAGTGGCGCGTGAACTGAATCTCCGCGCCCTCCCTCGACTTGGATTCGTCGATCCAGGCGTCTGGGACGAACGGCTTTACCTCGCGTTCGAGGTACTCGTCGATGTCTTCGTTCCACGGCACGTTCTCGGTGTCGCGCAGCGCGGCGTCGGCGACAGGCCTGCCCGCTTTCGTCAACAACTCGCCATCGTCGTCGTGCTCGCTCAGCTCATCCACGAGCATTTTCACGAGCGCCGGTTTCAGCGCGACGCCCTTACCGTTCGCCGCGGCCATCAGCTGCTTCTGGAACTCCGTGCGGCTGAACGACAGCTCTCCCCCAGCATCCACCCCCGCAGCCTCGAGCACCTCGAGGAGGCGACCCTGCGCATCCTCATCGAGCTTCGTGACCGGCTTCGCCGCCATCGCGCGCTCGATGCGTTCGGGGGTGAACCCGTAGTTGCGTTTCATCGGGCGTTCGAGCGTGATCGTGCGGTACATGAAGTCGGTCACGTCGAAGATCTTCGAGACATCGGACTCTTCGAATTGCTCGTAAAGCTTCGTGATCTCGACGATGTGATCGTCACTCAATTCCTTGCGCTTTGAACCGACGCTCTTGCGCATCTTTACGAACATCTCCGTCGCGTCGATGAGCTGCACCTTGTTGCGCCGCTCCGCGGGCTTGTCCTTATTGAGGATCCAGACGTAGGTGCTGATGCCGGTGTTGTAGAACATGTCGGTCGGCAAGCCGACGATGGTCTCGAGGTAGTCGTTGTCGAGGATCCACTTGCGAATGTTCGATTCGCCCGAGCCAGCACCCCCGGTAAAGAGCGGCGAGCCATTAAGGACGATCGCGCCCTTGCCTCCGCCAGAGCTGTCGCTCGGCTCGCGCAGCTTCGAGATGAGATGCATGAGAAAGAGCATCGAGCCGTCGGAGACTCGAGGCAGGCCCGCGCCGAATCGTCCGTCGAACCCGGCGATCTCATGTTCGGAAGTGACCGCTTCGCGTTGCTTTTGCCAATTGACGCCGAACGGCGGATTCGAGAGCCCGTAGTGGAAGGTGCGGTTCTTAAACGCGGGGTTCATGAGGGTGTCGCCGTTCACGATGTTGTCGATCGGCTGGCCCTTCACCACCATGTCGGCCTTGCAGATCGCGTAAGAGGCACCGTTGAGCTCCTGTCCAAGCAGGTTCACTTGGGCCGAGCCATTCATGGCCTTGATCTCGTCATCGGCGACCGAGAGCATCCCACCCGTACCCGCCGTCGGATCATAGACATCGCGGACAATGCCGGGGGTCATGAGATCTTCTTCGTTGGCGAGCAGAATCGAGACCATGAGCTTCACGACCTCCCGCGGCGTGAAGTGCTCACCTGCAGTCTCGTTCGAGGCCTCGGCAAACTTACGAATGAGCTCCTCAAAGATGTGGCCCATTTTCTCGTTGTCGACAGCCTTTGGGTGCAGATCGACTTTGGCGAAGTGCTGGAGAATCTGCAGCAAGAGGTCGTTCTGCGCGAGGTCCACAATCGTGTCTTCGAACTTGTACTTCTCGAAGATGTCGCGCACGTTCGACGAAAACGAGTTCACATAGTCGCGAAGGTTTTGCTCGAGATTATCGGGGTCGCCTTGCAGCGACTTCAGGTCGTGATTCGAGCGATTCGAAAACGAGTAGGTGTGGCCAGCCTTCGCACGGAGCATGCCGGGTGACGGGTCGACGTCCGGGTCGAGACCCTTCGTCGCTTCGAGCACGGCCTGCTTCGTCGGCGCGAGCACCGCATCCAATCGCGAAAGAACCGTGAACGGCAGGATGATGTCGCCGTACTGATGCTGCTTGTAGGTGCCTCGAAGCAGGTCGGCCGCCGACCAGATGAACGACGCGTGATTGAAGTTGCTAGACACCCGAATTAACCCCTGAAAAGCCGAATATGTTCGATTTGTCGAGCCTAGTCGAGGGCACCGACCCTCCAGGCGGGCGGGCAGACTTGAACTCTGAAGAAACGGGATGTCTAGCTTGTGACCGGCCACACAGTGACGATTTGTTCGTACTCGATGCTTGGGCTCCGATTGAGCTCACCAAGCACGGCTACTCCTTGAGTCGCGTATAACACCCGTCTTACACTGAAGCATGTGGTGCACATCGGATGGCGTCCCGAAGTGGTGGCGATATGCGGACCGATGACGAAGACTCTCGACTCGGGGCGGAAGAGAAACCTTGAATGCCATGACCCCTAATAACCGCATCCCTCCAGAAATCGCCGCGGCGATCGAGAAGGAGATCGACGCCGATAGCCCTCAGTATCGAGACGATCTCTCCGAGGGCAACTGGACAAAAGCGAACCGCGTGCCATCGCCATTATTGACCCTTCGCATCCCCGCCGACGCGCTTACCGAGCTTCAAGACCTAGCCCGAGAGAATGGGGTCGCGGTGTCGACTCTCGCACGCGGCTTCATCCTTGACGGTATCGCCCAGCACAAGAGCGAAGACCTCCGCGGCGCCCTCGAACGGTTAGAGCGTGATCTGGCTGCGGTCAAGGCCCGGGCGCTCACAAGTTAGGGAGTCCAGACGTGTTGGATACACCACTCGGGACTCGACTCCGGAAGGCTTCGCCGCGCGTCAAACAGCTCATCGCCGACGCGGGCGGCAGCAACGTGCGGGTCTTCGGATCGGTAGCAACTGGACGTGAACACTCGAAATCCGACGTCGACCTGATCTTTACGATGAACAAACCGTTGAGCCTCATGGCGCTCGGCAAACTTGAACAGCTGATCGCCGATGAAGTGGGAGCACCCGTCGATCTCGTCCCGGACACGTCGCTTCGCCCCGCCTTTCGGGATCGAATCCTCAACGAGGCGGTGCCACTTTGAGCCCTTCTAATTCCATGGCCTGGTGTGTGCTCGATCGTCAGGACATCCGGCGCGTCCGTCAGACGATCAACGCGGATTTGAAGACGGATAGGTAATTACGAAACTGTCGGAGTCTAGTCTTCGTCAGCCGCCGCGAGCTCAACGACCCGCTCCGCGGTCCCCCACGACAGCGTCACGCCAGCGCCACCGTGACCGTACGCAGTGATCACCGGAACGCCGTCGACGGTCAGGCGTTCGAGGCTGATCGATGGCCGAGCGGGTCGCAGCCCACACGCGCGGCCAACCAACGGTTGATTCGCCAGTTCGGGAACTAGCTTCAGTGCACGCTCCAAGATCGCCGCCTCAGTCGCCGGATCAATTTCGGTATCCCACGATCCCTCGTCGGCCGTGCCACCAACGATGACGTCGTGTTCGCGGGGGAAGATGTAGGTGAGGCCGTCGGGATTACCCTCATCGGTCATCCACTCTTCGAGCCCAGGATTCGCGAGCCGCACGATCTGCCCACGGACCGGGTAGACGCTTTCGTCGCCGCCGAGGAGCTCGCCACCGCGATCACGACGAGGTCGCTCTCGTTCGCGAGCTCCTTGATGGATGCGACGGTGCGGTACTCGAACGTGATGCCAAGCGACTGCACCCGTGCTTTGAGCCAGGGCAGGTATCGCGGAATCTCAATGAACGGCAGCGCGGCTCGTACACCGGAGGTGGTGCCTTCCGGGAGTTGCGCGGCGGATGCTTCCTCGAACTGGGCAAGGTGGGACGTCCACGAGCGATCCGGGTCGGCCAAGCGCTCGACGACGGTTCCCGTGCGCATCCTGACTACCGCATCCGACTCGGCCGTAAGCGCGACAAATCGCTCGAGCGATCGGGCCAGCAGCTGGTCGGCCAGCTCGGATCGCTCGCTGCGGAATGGGAACCAGAGTGCTGCGGATACCGACGACACGGTCTCCATCGTGTCTTGGTCCGCGACTACCGTGACCTCGTCACCGTTGGATGCGAACTCGTGTGCGACGGAGAGACCGATCACGCCTGCTCCGATTACCGTTACGCGCCTTGCCATCGTTCCATTCTTGACCATCTAAGCCCCAAGGCAAGCGCGGAGACTGACGCATCGGCATCAAGTGGGACCGCCTGAGTGCTCGCCAACTAGCGCCCAATCGCCTCTAGGAAAGCGACCGTCTCTTCTTCAGTGAGACCCGGCACTCCACCCCGTGCAGGCCCCGGTGCGCCCGCAAGGAGTTCTTCGAGAGGGACTGCCTTGCGTACACCAGGCGAGACTGGCAGTGGTGGTGCCTGCTGAATGATTGCCGCACCTATTTGCGAGATGCGCCCATCGGAGTCCCGCTCCGGGATCCCGACGGCAGAGACGTACTGTTCGATCAAGGCACGGCACTCATCATCGTTCTCCACATTGGGGAGCGGGATCGTGTTGCCGAAATCATCCGTCACCTGCAGGCGATGGGTATCGAGCTTGACCGACTGCAACTTGCCCACAACCGTTGCTTCTTGGGACTCGAAACCCTCGTCGAGCGCTGCAGCAACTCCCTTTGACGCTGATGATTCATCGCTGCTCGTCAATTTTCCCACCGCCCTGAACTCCGGTGATTCTACGAAACCGAAATCTCCTGCTCATGCCATCTAATTTGCAAGGAACTCACTTCATTCAAGTATTCTCAGCATGCGTCAGTTACTCCCCGTCGACGTACATCTCGACCAGTTCATGCACCCCGGAAATGATCTCGTCGGGGCGGAATGGGAACCTCTCAACCGCATCATGGGTACTGATCCCGGAGAGCACGAGAATCGTGTGCAGTCCCGCCTCCATGCCGGCAACAATGTCGGTGTCCATTCGGTCGCCGATCATCACCGTCGACTCAGAATGCGCACCAATCTGATTGAGCGCCGAGCGGAACATCATGGGATTCGGTTTCCCGACCACGTACGGCTTGCGCCCGGTGGCCGCGGTGATGAGCGCATTGATCGCGCCCGTTGCCGGAACGACGCCGTCTGCCGTCGGGCCGGTCGGATCCGGGTTCGTCGAGATGAAGCGAGCCCCGCCAACAATCAGTCGAATCGCCTTGGTGATCGCCTCGAACGAGTAATTGCGCGTCTCGCCAACAACGACAAAGTCGGGATCAACATCCGTCATCACGAAGCCGGCGTCGTGGAGGGCCGTGGTCAGCCCAACTTCACCGACGACGAACGCGCTACCATCTGGCTTCTGACTCTCAAGGAATGACGCGGTCGCCATCGCTGACGTCCAGATCGCCGTCTCGGGCACCTCGATCCCGTTCGCGCTGAGGCGAGCGCTGAGATCGCGAGGCGTGTACGTCGAGTTATTGGTCAGGACGAGATACTTCGTCCCGGTCCGCTGCCAGTGCGAGAGCAACTCGCGCGCACCCGGCAGTACCTGCCCTTCGGCGACTAGCACCCCGTCCATGTCTGTGAGCCAAGACTCGATGGTTCGATTACCGCGCGTAATTGACATAACCCCACCTTTCGCGCCAAGTGTAGGTGTGCCGAGTGAAGCTTTCCTCACTCGATTGCGGACTGCGTACACATAGCGCTACCGGCCCAGCGCATCCAGCACCCAGTCCCAGTCGATGCGCTCCTGCTCGAGCCGAAGTCGCGGTGCGTAGCGGTCACTGACCAGATCGTTGAACAAGGAAGCCTCAGTGTCGGTCAGGTTCGGTAGCATGGCGCTGGTCGGTGACGGCTCGGTGCCCCAACGCTCTTCGTGAGCGAGCAGAGTCGAGCGGTCCATGAGCACCGAGCGCACGCCCGGCAGCTGCGCACGCACGCGATTGAGTATCGCGAAGCCATGCGTGTCGAGATCACCCCAATAGCGCACCTCGCCACGAGCCGCGGCAGCACCCAACCACGCCAGCGACGCCGGAGCCACCGCGTCGAACCCGCGCCCCCACAGCACCACACCGCGCTCCGGGATCGGCGCGCTGAGGTAGCTGATCTCGTTCTCGACGATCAACGCACGCTCAACCGGCGGCTGGAGTCTCGTCAACTCCTGCACGCGGAACGACGCCTCGCTGAGTTCAACCGGGAGCCCAAACAACGACGGGTCGAAGCGCATCCGCACCATCACGGGCTTCCGCCCGAGGCCGAGCCCGGTGAGAAACTCCTCCGCCCGCCCCGACACCCCGAGCATCTCGGCAAGCACGCCCCGGCGCCGCTCGACCAGTTTGGTGTCAACACCAGGAGCGTCGATTTCGCGGAGAAACTTGCCCGTGCCACGATTCCACTCGAGCCAATCGCGCGCGGCCAAAATCGCGGGCCATTCGTCGGCGAGTTCAATCGCCTTGAGCGGATGCGCAATCACCCAGTCGCGCGCGGCCGGGATCAGGGCCGAACGGCGCAACACGTCGTCGAAGCGCTCCACGTCGCCGTCCCGCCCGGCCACTCCGAGCATCCGCCACGCCTGTTCGTAACTCTCGATCAGCGCCCGGCCGGGCAGTTGCGTGCGGCCGAGCGAACGACCGCCAACGTGCTTCTCGACCAGCCGAAACCCGGCCCCTCCCTCGGCCGCACGCTCGAGACCCGACACCCATCGGCGCGCCTCATCGAGATGCTCGGTCAGGTCGGCGCTGGATGGGCCGCGAAGCGGCACGTCGATGGTCGCGAACGGCGCCCCCGCGGCGTGGTTTCGGAGCAGCTCGCCGCTGTCCCACCGGCGCCCGATGCGCTTCTCAATGTCGGCGGGTGTGGTCCATGAAGCTGGACCCTGCTGGCGCCCGGTACTCACGAATTCATCGCCCGCCGCTCCCGGAACTCCTCCACCGTGAGCGTGTGCACCCTCGACGCCGCTCCATCGGGGTTATCGACGAAGCCGATCGAGCTCACATACGGCTCGATGACGTGCACCTTCTGCAGCGGCGTCACGATCAGCAGCTGCAGGCCGAGCTTCTCGAACAGCTCGAGCGCATAGCGCGTGGACTGATCCGAGCCGCGACCAAAGGCCTCGTCGATGACGGCGAAGCGGAAGTCCTTCGACTTCTCGACGCCCCACTCGAGCCCAAACTGGTACGCGAGCGACGCGGCGAGGATCGTATAGGCGAGCTTCTCTTTCTGCCCACCCGATTTGCCGTCCGAGTCGGTGTAGTGCTCGTGCTCCACCCCGGTCTCGCGATCGCGCTCGGAGGCCGCGAACGTGTACCAGTTGCGCACATCCGTCACGCGCGCAGTCCAGGCTTTGTCTGCCTCGGTGCGACCCTCGCGGCCTTTAAACCGTTCGACCAGCAATCGCACTCGCTCGAATCGCTGTTCCGGATCCTCATCCCCGCCGATGAGGTCGCCCGTCGCGGCCTTCATCTCCGCGCGAAACGCCCTGACCTCTGAGTTCGGCGAGAGTTCGGCGACGAGCGTAATCACGCGACCCGGGTTGTAGTCGATGGCGCCGAGGGCCTCGTTGATGGTCGCCACTCGCTCACGAATCTCGTCCGCCTGGCGCTGCAGCCAGAAGTTGAAGCTCGCGAGGTCCTTGATCGACTCCGTGTTGAGTTGCCGCTTGAACTCGGCCTCGAACCTCGGCAGATCATCCTCTTTCACCTGCCCGTGCAGGCGACGAAACTCACCGATCGAGCCGACGTTCGCATCCATCTCGGTCGCGAGCTCCGGCCAGCGGCGCAGGATCTCCCCCATCTGCTGCTGCACGCTCGTGATGTAACCGTTCATCTCGCGCTGCGCCGCATCCGAATCGCGCACGAGCTCGTCGTGGATCTTGCCGCGCAGCGTGTCGCAGTCGTCGACCGTGCTCGGCTGCCGCTTCCCGACGCGGTGCCGCAATGCGGGGAAGACCGCCCGAGCACTCTCGACGCTGACCGCCGGTAGCGATTCGAGCAGCTCCCGCTCCTTCGCGTGCCGCGAGCGCAGCCGCTCGAGTTCGTGCTCGATGCCGCCGAGTCGTTTCGCGATGTCATTGCTCTCGCTCTCGAGCTGGCGCTGGGCCTCGGCGAGTTCCGCGAGCTGTCGATCGATCTCGGCAAGCCGCGTCGAGCCCGCCAGGATGCGCTGCCGCTCGTCCTCGAGGTCGCGCACTTTTGTCTCGGCGTCCGCGACGTCGATCTCCGCGAAGCTCGAGTATTCCTCGAGCCGGGAGAGCGCGTCGATCGCGCGACCGAGCGCATCCGATTGCTTCTCGAGCGCTGCAAGCTCACGTTCGGCGACGTCGATCGCCTCGCGCAGTTCCTGCACCTCGCTCGTGAGCGCCGCGATCTTCCGCTCGCTGCTGCGGCCGAGCACCCAGCGTCGCGCATCCGAAACCCTGAAGCGGTCGTCCTTCTCGTGCCGCTCCCGATCCTTGACGAGCCCCTCGCGGGTGACGGCCCGGTCTTCGCGCTGCAACGCTGCGGCGTCGGCCACGAGCGCGTGCTCCGCACGGCGCGCGAGTTCGCCCTTGAGGTAGTCCGCGAAGGGGCCGGGCTCGACCTCGAGCGCGTCGACAAGTCGCGGCCCGCCGTGCGCATCCATTGGCCGGGTGGGAACGCGGCGCTCCGGCACGCGCAGATACACAAGGCGGGTGCCAAGGTGCCGCTCATTGACCCAGGACGAGACTCGCGCGTACTGCGCCTGCGGCACAAGCAGGCTCAGCGCGAACGGCCGCAGCACTCGCTCGGCCGCGCCCTGCCATTCGGCGTAATCCTCGCGCACCT
This DNA window, taken from Gulosibacter molinativorax, encodes the following:
- a CDS encoding type I restriction-modification system subunit M; amino-acid sequence: MSSNFNHASFIWSAADLLRGTYKQHQYGDIILPFTVLSRLDAVLAPTKQAVLEATKGLDPDVDPSPGMLRAKAGHTYSFSNRSNHDLKSLQGDPDNLEQNLRDYVNSFSSNVRDIFEKYKFEDTIVDLAQNDLLLQILQHFAKVDLHPKAVDNEKMGHIFEELIRKFAEASNETAGEHFTPREVVKLMVSILLANEEDLMTPGIVRDVYDPTAGTGGMLSVADDEIKAMNGSAQVNLLGQELNGASYAICKADMVVKGQPIDNIVNGDTLMNPAFKNRTFHYGLSNPPFGVNWQKQREAVTSEHEIAGFDGRFGAGLPRVSDGSMLFLMHLISKLREPSDSSGGGKGAIVLNGSPLFTGGAGSGESNIRKWILDNDYLETIVGLPTDMFYNTGISTYVWILNKDKPAERRNKVQLIDATEMFVKMRKSVGSKRKELSDDHIVEITKLYEQFEESDVSKIFDVTDFMYRTITLERPMKRNYGFTPERIERAMAAKPVTKLDEDAQGRLLEVLEAAGVDAGGELSFSRTEFQKQLMAAANGKGVALKPALVKMLVDELSEHDDDGELLTKAGRPVADAALRDTENVPWNEDIDEYLEREVKPFVPDAWIDESKSREGAEIQFTRHFYNYVPPRSLEEIDADLDEVLGRIRARLEQVKA
- a CDS encoding nucleotidyltransferase family protein — its product is MLDTPLGTRLRKASPRVKQLIADAGGSNVRVFGSVATGREHSKSDVDLIFTMNKPLSLMALGKLEQLIADEVGAPVDLVPDTSLRPAFRDRILNEAVPL
- a CDS encoding FAD-dependent oxidoreductase, producing the protein MARRVTVIGAGVIGLSVAHEFASNGDEVTVVADQDTMETVSSVSAALWFPFRSERSELADQLLARSLERFVALTAESDAVVRMRTGTVVERLADPDRSWTSHLAQFEEASAAQLPEGTTSGVRAALPFIEIPRYLPWLKARVQSLGITFEYRTVASIKELANESDLVVIAVASSSAATKASTRSVGRSCGSRILGSKSG
- a CDS encoding type I restriction endonuclease subunit R, whose protein sequence is MNTYRERAFQDEIADYLGDHGWLRSENSAGYDKERALYPEDLLGWLEDIDPKNYAKIVPTNATPEAKAKGERRILDRVVKKLANDEAHGGGTLATLRNGFDVTGARHFDLLQMPPADGRNPNLIERYAKNRLRVVPEVVYSMKKADRIDLVLFVNGIPVATLELKTTFTQSVNDAVTQYRKDRNPKGEPLLTEFRGALVHFAVTDNEVQMTTKLEGKSTTFLPFNRGYNNGAGNPPVEGKHRTSYLWEEVFERDTWLSILAKFIYVNHQTKVNPVTGEITEKASVRFPRYHQWRAVTKLTQHAHEHGSGQNYLIQHSAGSGKTDSIAWTAHRMATLHTPYGKKVFDGVIVVADRDILDRQLQDAVDQLVSKTGTFLPVTRGSEGSKTEQLLEALRAQVLIIGVTLQTFPHALKRIRDEGGELAGKRFAVIADEAHSSQTGESAASLRELLYQGEVPASIEGDEIGADQDALVAMAARADSDKRLSFFAFTATPKAKTLEKFGRTEEGGEPKPFDLYSMKQAIEEGFILDVLKNYTTYEFAARIALRAEEGESEEVDVRKGTRAYIGFVELHPTNVASKVDVILRHYRETVQKELGGRAKAMVVTASRAAAVKYARAFEKAIERDGLPLKTLVAFSGEVPDPDVTALPGIEVPTVTEASMNPELRGGDLAKVFAREDQNILIVANKYQTGFDQPLLVGMYVDKKLSGITAVQTLSRLNRRADGKDNTYVLDFVNDGEDVRQAFLTYYEDAEIQTESDPDLVLDLSAKLEQQKIFTRSEVQHVWDIWTETRSKHSALDSAFHAPVDRFSVRWHDAVVEGDDEAREQLEDFRSTLAQYVKAYAFFSQILDYGEPYFEKLSVFADLLARKLREFRAGEANAANVDVTDVVLTHYKLEKVRDEDLRLESGAGEGLRGMTEAGLAKVREQERSAKSELIEAVNKYFGDLDVSDEYKVDMVGKLLAETAKSEDLLTQSVNNVETDFRFSPKLNVVVDDARWQYDEAQNSVAEAIREMPIDRVVNMLLDAGLYEYLRERAG
- a CDS encoding HAD-IIA family hydrolase translates to MSITRGNRTIESWLTDMDGVLVAEGQVLPGARELLSHWQRTGTKYLVLTNNSTYTPRDLSARLSANGIEVPETAIWTSAMATASFLESQKPDGSAFVVGEVGLTTALHDAGFVMTDVDPDFVVVGETRNYSFEAITKAIRLIVGGARFISTNPDPTGPTADGVVPATGAINALITAATGRKPYVVGKPNPMMFRSALNQIGAHSESTVMIGDRMDTDIVAGMEAGLHTILVLSGISTHDAVERFPFRPDEIISGVHELVEMYVDGE
- a CDS encoding Wadjet anti-phage system protein JetD domain-containing protein — translated: MSTGRQQGPASWTTPADIEKRIGRRWDSGELLRNHAAGAPFATIDVPLRGPSSADLTEHLDEARRWVSGLERAAEGGAGFRLVEKHVGGRSLGRTQLPGRALIESYEQAWRMLGVAGRDGDVERFDDVLRRSALIPAARDWVIAHPLKAIELADEWPAILAARDWLEWNRGTGKFLREIDAPGVDTKLVERRRGVLAEMLGVSGRAEEFLTGLGLGRKPVMVRMRFDPSLFGLPVELSEASFRVQELTRLQPPVERALIVENEISYLSAPIPERGVVLWGRGFDAVAPASLAWLGAAAARGEVRYWGDLDTHGFAILNRVRAQLPGVRSVLMDRSTLLAHEERWGTEPSPTSAMLPNLTDTEASLFNDLVSDRYAPRLRLEQERIDWDWVLDALGR
- a CDS encoding FAD-dependent oxidoreductase translates to MRLANPGLEEWMTDEGNPDGLTYIFPREHDVIVGGTADEGSWDTEIDPATEAAILERALKLVPELANQPLVGRACGLRPARPSISLERLTVDGVPVITAYGHGGAGVTLSWGTAERVVELAAADED
- a CDS encoding restriction endonuclease subunit S, which codes for MNAERRDWLSDIPDHWSIRKASHILHLTVGGTPPTSRADYFEGNVPWVTIADMAGGQVQTGERFLSEEGVRAAGIPWSEPGELLYSFKLSIGKTAFVHSRLVTNEAIATVKSTSRIDLGFARWVLPLAFEASASRNIYGAPILNQQQLLASRIPYPGLEEQRRIADYLDRETAEIDALIDELSSLSDLVGERQSAAVERKFLGHDFVQIRHLNPQRETGVSVNGASWQAQEGQPGVLKTGAASKGYLDVAENKAVVEVSEIARLTTPLKADRILINRANTPELVGSTAYVSNEYPNLFLSDKLWQIDFNANNEFMYYVRNSRIYRDQVSLRSVGASASMQNLSYEDFLSIELPVPDRDTQTRIADSAQKIFEDAVESKTMVQDAVALAKERRSALISAAVTGQINVTEKHAPVAEQIEAELAEAR